In Leptospira selangorensis, the following are encoded in one genomic region:
- the pheS gene encoding phenylalanine--tRNA ligase subunit alpha, producing MNLSEELDKIFEEANRLIGSSVDEADLDKNKNEYLGKKGKLTSVLKNLASLSIEEKKTVGQKANDLSKSLEEIVSKTRENLKTKGFREQSEKEWFDVLRPLGEAEPGTLHPITKIQYEIEDIFTSMGFEIWDGPEVETDFNNFGALNFTDDHPARDMQDTFYLENGNLLRTHTSAIQVRALRKLKPPFKIIGPGRVFRYEEVDASHETSFYQIEGMVVGKDISAGNMLYTMEVLLSKVFEKEVKTRLRPGFFPFVEPAFELDINCQVCGGSGCSVCKQSGWLELMPCGLVHPNVFKLNGLDPKEWTGFAFGLGLDRLVMMKYGIHDIRYLHSGNLRFLKQF from the coding sequence ATGAATCTATCGGAAGAATTAGACAAAATTTTTGAAGAAGCAAATCGTTTGATCGGATCTTCCGTCGACGAAGCGGATCTGGACAAAAATAAGAACGAGTATCTTGGTAAAAAAGGAAAACTTACCTCAGTACTCAAAAACCTGGCTTCTTTATCTATCGAAGAAAAGAAAACCGTAGGCCAAAAGGCAAACGACTTATCTAAAAGTTTAGAAGAGATCGTTTCCAAAACCAGGGAAAATTTAAAGACCAAAGGTTTTAGAGAACAATCCGAAAAAGAATGGTTCGATGTTCTTCGTCCTTTAGGTGAGGCTGAACCAGGTACATTACATCCTATTACGAAAATTCAATATGAGATCGAGGACATTTTCACTTCGATGGGTTTCGAGATCTGGGATGGACCGGAAGTAGAAACGGATTTTAATAATTTCGGAGCTCTGAATTTTACTGACGATCACCCTGCAAGAGATATGCAGGATACTTTCTATCTAGAAAATGGAAATCTTCTCCGCACGCATACTTCTGCGATCCAAGTACGTGCATTAAGAAAATTGAAACCTCCTTTTAAAATCATAGGACCTGGACGCGTATTCCGTTATGAAGAAGTGGACGCTTCCCACGAAACGTCCTTCTATCAGATAGAAGGAATGGTAGTAGGAAAGGATATCTCTGCGGGCAATATGCTCTACACGATGGAAGTCCTACTTTCCAAAGTTTTCGAAAAAGAAGTAAAGACCAGACTAAGACCTGGATTTTTCCCTTTCGTAGAACCTGCTTTCGAGTTGGATATCAACTGTCAAGTTTGCGGAGGAAGCGGTTGTTCCGTATGTAAACAATCAGGTTGGTTGGAGTTGATGCCTTGTGGTTTGGTTCACCCGAATGTTTTCAAATTGAACGGTTTAGATCCTAAAGAATGGACAGGATTTGCATTCGGGTTAGGGCTTGATCGATTGGTGATGATGAAATACGGGATCCATGATATCCGTTATCTGCATTCAGGCAATCTAAGATTCTTAAAACAATTCTAA
- a CDS encoding UDP-N-acetylmuramate--L-alanine ligase, producing the protein MKIHLIGIGGIAMGNLASMLRSLGHEVSGSDAGVYPPMSDKLKEWGIPYSEGFDAERVKGKDLIVVGNAISRGNPEVEEVLNSGLEYVSMSAALERYILAGKKVVVVAGTHGKTTTTFLIHHLLKETGLNPGLFVGGIRKDGFPGFEFSNGNYFVIEGDEYDTAFFDKASKFLHYRPTYAVLNALDFDHADIFKDIGEIETMFSRLLRLVPGNGKVYYWAGAPNLKRICGEASKFVNSEAFEFNKKDSILTWKKGELYSGHRLLRPGFFGNHNYRNAEVALRVCEEILKKENIPNAKEKLLDALESFPGVKRRQEILFDSARSILIEDFAHHPVAVEETIRSVKQRFPGFKIISLFEPRSATSHRNVFQKEYSFAFKGSAVTMITEIYNLKKVSKDSRLDVKKLILKLPKHSGTLPFYCKDPKDLVQKVRKILPQFEKDKILILAMSNGAFGGIYPSLKELVGSRK; encoded by the coding sequence TTGAAAATCCATCTGATAGGGATAGGCGGGATCGCAATGGGAAACCTGGCTTCTATGTTAAGAAGTCTAGGTCATGAAGTTTCCGGTTCTGATGCTGGAGTATATCCTCCGATGTCTGATAAATTAAAAGAGTGGGGAATCCCTTACTCCGAAGGTTTTGATGCGGAGAGAGTCAAAGGTAAAGATCTAATCGTAGTCGGAAATGCAATCTCCAGAGGAAACCCGGAAGTAGAAGAAGTCCTAAATTCAGGATTGGAATATGTTTCCATGTCCGCCGCTTTAGAAAGATATATTCTTGCAGGAAAAAAAGTAGTCGTGGTCGCAGGAACCCACGGTAAAACCACAACCACATTTTTAATCCATCATTTACTGAAAGAAACAGGATTGAACCCGGGATTATTCGTGGGTGGAATTCGTAAGGATGGATTTCCAGGTTTTGAATTCTCAAACGGAAATTATTTCGTAATCGAAGGTGACGAGTATGATACCGCATTCTTCGATAAGGCATCCAAATTTCTACATTATAGACCGACCTATGCAGTGCTAAATGCATTAGATTTTGATCATGCGGATATCTTCAAAGATATCGGAGAGATCGAAACGATGTTTTCCAGATTACTTAGGCTTGTTCCAGGAAACGGAAAAGTATATTATTGGGCCGGAGCTCCGAATCTAAAAAGGATTTGTGGAGAAGCTTCCAAATTTGTGAATTCGGAAGCATTTGAATTTAATAAAAAGGATTCGATTCTCACTTGGAAGAAGGGCGAATTATATTCCGGGCACAGACTTCTTCGTCCGGGATTTTTCGGAAATCATAATTATAGAAACGCAGAAGTTGCTCTCAGGGTCTGCGAAGAAATATTAAAAAAAGAAAATATTCCTAACGCAAAAGAGAAATTATTGGATGCTTTGGAATCTTTCCCCGGCGTAAAACGTAGACAAGAGATCTTATTCGATTCTGCCAGAAGTATCCTGATCGAGGATTTTGCCCATCACCCTGTGGCGGTGGAAGAAACAATTCGTTCCGTTAAGCAGAGATTTCCCGGTTTTAAAATTATCAGTCTATTCGAGCCAAGAAGTGCTACTTCCCATCGAAACGTTTTCCAAAAAGAATATTCTTTTGCGTTTAAGGGTTCTGCTGTGACCATGATTACCGAAATTTATAATCTTAAAAAGGTCTCCAAGGATAGCCGTTTGGACGTTAAAAAGCTGATCTTGAAACTTCCAAAACATTCAGGCACCCTTCCGTTTTACTGCAAGGACCCCAAGGATCTGGTCCAGAAAGTTCGGAAAATCCTTCCCCAATTTGAGAAGGATAAAATCCTGATCCTAGCCATGTCCAATGGGGCTTTCGGCGGAATTTATCCTTCTTTGAAGGAATTGGTCGGATCTAGAAAATGA
- a CDS encoding DUF4340 domain-containing protein: MRNKLYLLGLVVVLLFLAFFLLEKTKEDASEIEYWKLSLDRIEYYPPSEQWVERTGDKFYSKPFTISVKEGIKKGEKFFTVSNKDAETGKDIEYEGGYNSENTARDFGTYRVKGTEEILEGIQIKESLQLGEDSPKLVFYSGNISKTLRIGKKHSLGSTRVILHEGPIRNILTSSSYLFDKFQKGPQDFRQKSILTLNKEYVKEISYIDENGTSIRIDNTPYESNSVKKNFWRRLSGEIILLEPKLGEDLYRFMTGLKVETFPDDENGAGFGIGNILAPNSEKSEFSLASVKVSISDGNEIVYRFHKETTIGDKKLTPVIRIINSNFKEPPVYVVANAFAQIQTAAKAIKEAKAIVKPDKSKSGNTSRKK; encoded by the coding sequence ATGCGAAATAAACTCTATCTACTCGGCTTAGTCGTAGTTTTATTATTTCTGGCCTTCTTCCTTTTGGAAAAAACTAAAGAAGATGCTAGCGAGATAGAATATTGGAAACTTTCTTTAGATCGGATAGAATACTATCCACCTAGCGAACAATGGGTAGAAAGAACCGGAGATAAATTTTATTCTAAACCTTTTACTATTTCAGTGAAAGAAGGGATCAAAAAGGGAGAAAAATTTTTCACAGTATCGAACAAAGATGCTGAAACCGGAAAAGATATTGAATACGAAGGCGGTTATAATTCTGAAAATACCGCCAGAGATTTCGGAACTTATAGAGTTAAAGGAACGGAAGAGATCTTAGAAGGGATACAGATCAAGGAATCTTTACAACTTGGAGAAGATTCACCTAAATTAGTTTTCTATTCCGGAAATATTTCTAAAACTTTAAGAATAGGAAAAAAACATTCTTTAGGTTCAACTAGAGTGATCCTGCATGAAGGACCGATCCGTAATATTCTAACTTCTTCTTCATACCTATTCGATAAATTCCAAAAAGGTCCTCAGGATTTCCGTCAAAAAAGTATTCTGACATTGAATAAGGAATATGTAAAAGAAATTTCTTATATAGATGAGAATGGGACTTCTATCCGTATCGATAATACTCCATACGAATCCAATAGTGTTAAAAAGAATTTTTGGCGCAGGCTTTCCGGAGAGATTATATTACTCGAACCGAAGCTGGGAGAAGATCTGTATAGATTTATGACCGGCCTAAAGGTAGAAACTTTTCCGGATGATGAGAATGGCGCGGGCTTTGGTATAGGAAATATTCTGGCTCCTAACTCGGAGAAGTCCGAATTTTCTTTAGCGAGTGTGAAGGTTTCGATTTCCGACGGAAATGAGATCGTATATCGCTTTCATAAGGAAACTACCATAGGAGATAAAAAATTAACTCCTGTGATCCGAATTATAAATTCTAATTTTAAAGAACCTCCTGTTTATGTGGTCGCAAACGCGTTTGCTCAGATCCAAACTGCTGCTAAGGCAATCAAGGAAGCAAAAGCGATTGTAAAACCTGATAAATCTAAATCTGGAAATACTTCTCGGAAAAAATAA